One segment of Stenotrophomonas sp. SAU14A_NAIMI4_8 DNA contains the following:
- the murF gene encoding UDP-N-acetylmuramoyl-tripeptide--D-alanyl-D-alanine ligase, translated as MKRTLLSLIAHWAGGEIHGDDVAIDAVSNDTRSLGAGSLYVALRGERFDGHDFAADAHARGASALLVERLLPLDVPQVLVADSELALARIAAGMQRDRGTEVFAITGSNGKTSVKSLLLSILQQVAAHAHKVVYANPGNRNNEIGLPLAVIDAPEDADYAVYEMGAGKPGDIAYLTDIARPRYALVNNIAPAHLERMGSLLGVALTKGAIYAALPADGVAVINVDDAYGRWFEQHFIGTPARCRVLRYGLEHSADVTARDIRAGAQGSQFTLVSPQGEVGVVLGLPGRHNISNALAAASLALGAGIGLELVAAGLAAAQPVPGRQIAHTLHSGAVLVDDSYNANPGSLAAAIDALAAAPEEGWLVLGDMRELGPDAEALHAQAGLRARAAGLKRLYALGPLSAAAAVAFGEGGRHFATHDALSKALQDELHAGVRCLVKGSRGSAMDLIVKALLAQGEESPHVV; from the coding sequence ATGAAGCGCACCCTGCTTTCGCTGATCGCACATTGGGCCGGTGGCGAGATCCACGGCGACGACGTGGCCATCGACGCGGTCAGCAATGACACCCGCAGCCTGGGCGCGGGCAGCCTGTACGTGGCCCTGCGCGGCGAGCGTTTCGACGGCCATGACTTCGCCGCCGACGCACACGCGCGCGGCGCCAGTGCGCTGCTGGTCGAGCGCCTGCTGCCGCTGGACGTGCCGCAGGTGCTGGTGGCCGACAGCGAACTGGCCCTGGCCAGGATCGCCGCCGGCATGCAGCGCGACCGTGGCACCGAGGTGTTCGCGATCACCGGCAGCAACGGCAAGACCAGCGTGAAGAGCCTGCTGCTGTCGATCCTGCAGCAGGTGGCCGCTCACGCCCATAAGGTGGTGTACGCCAACCCCGGCAACCGCAACAACGAGATCGGCCTGCCGCTGGCGGTGATCGATGCACCGGAAGATGCCGACTACGCCGTTTACGAGATGGGTGCCGGCAAGCCGGGCGACATCGCCTACCTGACCGACATCGCCCGCCCGCGCTACGCGCTGGTGAACAACATCGCACCGGCGCACCTGGAACGCATGGGCAGCCTGCTCGGCGTTGCGCTCACCAAGGGCGCGATCTACGCGGCGCTGCCGGCCGATGGCGTGGCGGTGATCAACGTGGACGATGCCTACGGCCGCTGGTTCGAACAGCATTTCATCGGTACCCCGGCCCGTTGCCGGGTGCTGCGCTATGGCCTGGAACACAGCGCCGACGTCACCGCGCGCGATATCCGCGCCGGTGCGCAGGGCAGCCAGTTCACCCTGGTGTCGCCGCAGGGCGAGGTGGGCGTGGTGCTGGGTCTGCCCGGCCGCCACAACATCAGCAATGCGCTGGCCGCTGCCAGCCTGGCGCTGGGTGCAGGCATCGGTCTGGAGCTGGTGGCCGCCGGCCTGGCCGCCGCGCAGCCGGTGCCGGGCCGCCAGATCGCCCACACCCTGCACAGCGGTGCGGTGCTGGTCGATGACAGCTACAACGCCAACCCCGGTTCGCTGGCCGCGGCCATCGATGCCCTGGCCGCGGCGCCGGAAGAGGGTTGGCTGGTGTTGGGTGACATGCGCGAGCTGGGCCCCGATGCCGAGGCCCTGCACGCGCAGGCCGGCCTGCGCGCCCGCGCGGCCGGCCTGAAGCGTCTGTATGCGCTGGGCCCGCTCAGCGCCGCCGCCGCGGTTGCCTTCGGTGAAGGTGGCCGCCATTTCGCCACCCATGATGCGCTGTCGAAGGCGCTGCAGGACGAGTTGCACGCTGGTGTGCGCTGCCTGGTCAAGGGTTCCCGTGGCAGTGCCATGGACCTGATCGTCAAAGCGCTGCTGGCGCAAGGAGAGGAATCCCCGCATGTTGTATGA
- a CDS encoding PDZ domain-containing protein, whose translation MLAIALPLLLALAGTNAPISEADLGPEYVGYALFDPGLVEFKRLQSAGYYGRYLTYRMARDALENYDACLQGDAGNRMQIEAAYQQLVDGQQRHVSAAQWRELQQALRAARTRVPERTPWQCAGFVDNAPYFDAGLDDALLGAAELAREKAGEGETRSDALRPVLGVQMGGPALIESEPGPGPARRAGLRMGDEVLAVAGTRVKTVFGVGQALKSHAPGDRVDVRVRRTEWNGSQPQVRELTVVVELESRAAVMAQEKDR comes from the coding sequence ATGTTGGCAATTGCACTGCCCCTGCTGCTGGCCTTGGCCGGCACAAACGCGCCCATCAGCGAAGCGGACCTGGGCCCGGAATACGTCGGCTACGCGCTGTTCGATCCGGGGCTGGTGGAATTCAAGCGGCTGCAGTCGGCCGGCTATTACGGCAGATACCTGACCTACCGTATGGCACGCGACGCGCTGGAGAACTACGACGCGTGTCTGCAGGGCGACGCCGGCAACCGCATGCAGATCGAGGCGGCCTACCAGCAGTTGGTGGACGGCCAGCAGCGCCATGTCAGTGCGGCGCAGTGGCGCGAGCTGCAGCAGGCCCTGCGCGCGGCGCGCACGCGGGTGCCTGAGCGTACGCCATGGCAATGCGCCGGGTTCGTGGACAACGCGCCCTATTTCGATGCGGGGCTGGACGATGCCCTGCTGGGCGCCGCCGAGCTGGCGCGGGAGAAGGCCGGGGAAGGGGAGACGCGCAGCGATGCGCTGCGTCCGGTCCTCGGCGTTCAGATGGGTGGGCCGGCCTTGATCGAGTCCGAGCCTGGCCCAGGCCCGGCCCGCCGGGCGGGCCTGCGCATGGGCGATGAAGTGTTGGCGGTGGCAGGCACCCGGGTGAAAACCGTGTTCGGTGTCGGCCAGGCGTTGAAATCCCATGCGCCGGGCGACCGTGTGGACGTGCGCGTGCGGCGTACGGAGTGGAACGGTTCGCAGCCACAGGTGCGCGAACTGACGGTGGTGGTTGAGTTGGAGTCGCGTGCAGCGGTGATGGCGCAGGAAAAGGACCGGTAG
- the mraY gene encoding phospho-N-acetylmuramoyl-pentapeptide-transferase, whose amino-acid sequence MLYELARWLQQLESLFGLFNYQTFRAILAALTALFLSLWLGPAVIRRLAQFKGGQPIRTDGPQTHFSKAGTPTMGGSLILLTVTLSVLMWADLRNRYVWLVLAVMLCFGAIGWYDDWIKIVRRDPNGLKSRWKYLLQSIFGLAAGIFLFQTADVPAALTFYIPMFKSVALPLAGIGFVAIAYFWIVGFSNAVNLTDGLDGLAIMPTVLVACALGVFAYASGNVVFANYLQIPQIPGAGELVIICAAIAGAGLGFLWFNTYPAMVFMGDIGALSLGAVLGTIAVITRQELVLVIMGGVFVIETLSVMIQVASFKLTGKRVFRMAPIHHHFELKGWPEPRVIVRFWIISVVLVLIGLATLKVR is encoded by the coding sequence ATGTTGTATGAACTGGCTCGATGGTTGCAGCAGTTGGAGAGCCTGTTCGGGCTGTTCAACTACCAGACCTTCCGCGCGATCCTGGCCGCGCTGACGGCGCTGTTCCTGTCGCTGTGGCTTGGCCCGGCGGTGATCCGCCGGCTGGCCCAGTTCAAGGGCGGCCAGCCGATCCGCACCGACGGCCCGCAGACCCACTTCTCCAAGGCCGGCACGCCCACCATGGGCGGTTCGCTGATCCTGCTCACCGTCACCCTGTCGGTGCTGATGTGGGCCGACCTGCGCAACCGCTACGTGTGGCTGGTGCTGGCGGTCATGCTGTGCTTCGGTGCCATCGGCTGGTACGACGACTGGATCAAGATCGTGCGCCGCGACCCGAACGGCCTGAAGTCGCGCTGGAAGTACCTGCTGCAGTCGATCTTCGGTCTGGCCGCGGGCATCTTCCTGTTCCAGACCGCCGATGTGCCGGCGGCGCTGACCTTCTACATCCCGATGTTCAAGTCGGTGGCGCTGCCGCTGGCCGGCATCGGCTTCGTGGCCATCGCCTACTTCTGGATCGTCGGCTTCTCCAACGCGGTGAACCTGACCGACGGGCTGGACGGCCTGGCGATCATGCCCACCGTGCTGGTGGCCTGCGCGCTGGGCGTGTTCGCCTATGCGTCGGGCAACGTGGTGTTCGCCAACTACCTGCAGATTCCGCAGATTCCCGGCGCCGGTGAGCTGGTCATCATCTGCGCGGCCATTGCCGGCGCGGGCCTGGGCTTCCTGTGGTTCAACACCTATCCGGCCATGGTCTTCATGGGCGATATCGGCGCGCTGTCGCTGGGCGCGGTGCTGGGCACGATCGCAGTGATCACCCGCCAGGAACTGGTGCTGGTGATCATGGGCGGCGTGTTCGTCATCGAAACGCTGTCGGTGATGATCCAGGTCGCCTCGTTCAAGCTGACCGGCAAGCGCGTGTTCCGCATGGCGCCCATCCACCACCACTTCGAACTGAAGGGCTGGCCCGAGCCGCGCGTGATCGTGCGCTTCTGGATCATCTCGGTGGTGCTGGTGCTGATCGGCCTGGCCACGTTGAAGGTGCGCTGA
- the ftsL gene encoding cell division protein FtsL gives MSRLLLIILLACTVASAIGVVFVRHRHRQTFIELSRAERTRDDINLEFGRLQLEQATLAEANRVDRIAREKLGMKFPEAADVVVVRP, from the coding sequence ATGAGCCGGCTGCTGCTGATCATCCTGTTGGCCTGCACCGTGGCCTCGGCGATCGGCGTCGTGTTCGTGCGTCACCGTCACCGGCAGACGTTCATCGAGCTGTCGCGCGCCGAGCGTACGCGCGATGACATCAATCTGGAATTCGGCCGCCTGCAGCTGGAACAGGCCACCCTGGCCGAGGCCAACCGGGTGGACCGCATCGCGCGCGAAAAGCTGGGCATGAAGTTCCCTGAAGCCGCCGACGTGGTGGTGGTGCGCCCATGA
- a CDS encoding type IV toxin-antitoxin system AbiEi family antitoxin domain-containing protein translates to MTDPLALAKALIQRTGAARSRDLVRAGVARAQLSRLVAAGDLQRLSRGVYVLPDQDPVDGQDGLQVVAARSASPRLCLLSALRQHGLTTQNPFEVWIAIGNKDRAPRIDWPPLRVVRMSEKTLEAGLEPVPAGPRSMRTTCVAKTVADCFKYRNLVGMDVAIEALRDALREGATTADELWLYARLCRVARLMRPYLEALA, encoded by the coding sequence ATGACGGACCCGCTTGCCCTTGCCAAGGCATTGATCCAGCGAACGGGCGCGGCACGCTCGCGCGACCTGGTGCGCGCTGGAGTTGCCCGCGCGCAATTGTCACGTCTGGTCGCTGCTGGCGACCTGCAGCGACTGTCCCGAGGCGTCTATGTCCTGCCGGACCAGGATCCGGTGGACGGGCAAGACGGGCTGCAGGTTGTCGCAGCGCGCTCGGCTTCGCCGCGGCTGTGCCTGCTGAGTGCCTTGCGCCAGCACGGCCTGACCACCCAGAACCCGTTCGAGGTCTGGATCGCCATTGGCAACAAGGATCGTGCTCCCCGTATCGACTGGCCGCCGCTACGTGTTGTCCGCATGTCGGAAAAGACACTGGAGGCGGGGCTGGAGCCTGTGCCGGCCGGCCCTCGGTCCATGCGCACGACCTGCGTGGCCAAAACCGTTGCCGACTGCTTCAAGTACCGGAATCTGGTGGGGATGGACGTTGCCATCGAAGCGCTGCGGGATGCATTGCGCGAGGGCGCGACCACGGCGGATGAGCTGTGGTTGTATGCACGTCTGTGCCGCGTTGCCAGACTGATGCGCCCGTACCTTGAAGCACTGGCATGA
- a CDS encoding penicillin-binding protein 2 has translation MSKTGRNRPRNAFNLRQRLRWVALALGLCSVSLVGRAAYVQIVNADFYQRQGEARYLRELPIKTSRGMITDRNGEPLAVSTPVASIWVNPQDLLRSPERIPELAQAVGMSVDELSSRLSQKSDKEFMYLRRRINPDEAEKVVALKIPGVAAQREFRRFYPQGEAMAHVLGFTNIDDRGQEGLELAFDEWLRGKAGAKRVIRNRKGETVESDLLRAAEPGKDLTLSIDRRIQYLAFKELRNALVANKAAGGSMVIMDVATGEILAMVNLPTYNPNSLNGAVPDTRRNRAVTDLVEPGSTMKPLTIATALQAGVVTKDTIIDTNPGYMTLGRFTIRDVPRNNGVLNVTGVITRSSNVGAAKVAAKLPDQTFYDSIRSFGYGSVPHSGFPGESGGVVLRPARWSGTSKTTMSYGYGLNVTPLQIATAYSALANGGKLIAPTFVKGQRNEGKQIIDPAVAKEVVAMMETVVTQGGAKQAAVLGYHVAGKTGTARKAGPGGYERGHYNSLFAGVVPATNPRFATVIVINDPQGGKFYGGLVSAPVYHNVMEGTLRLMDVPLDDLQSWLAAQQSGKMGHSASILPAPPAETALPADAAAEFDAALPSAQNHVPAPPAGGTQ, from the coding sequence ATGAGCAAGACCGGCCGCAACCGCCCGCGCAACGCCTTCAACCTGCGCCAGCGCCTGCGCTGGGTCGCCCTGGCGCTTGGCCTGTGTTCGGTCTCGCTGGTCGGCCGCGCCGCCTACGTGCAGATCGTCAACGCCGATTTCTACCAGCGCCAGGGCGAAGCGCGTTACCTGCGCGAGCTGCCGATCAAGACCTCGCGCGGCATGATCACCGACCGCAACGGCGAGCCGCTGGCGGTGTCCACCCCGGTCGCCTCGATCTGGGTGAACCCGCAGGACCTGCTGCGCTCGCCCGAGCGCATTCCCGAGCTGGCCCAGGCCGTGGGCATGTCGGTGGACGAACTGAGCAGCCGTCTGTCGCAGAAGTCGGACAAGGAATTCATGTACCTGCGCCGCCGGATCAATCCGGACGAGGCAGAGAAGGTGGTGGCGCTGAAGATTCCGGGCGTGGCCGCGCAGCGCGAATTCCGCCGCTTTTACCCGCAGGGTGAGGCGATGGCGCACGTGCTGGGCTTCACCAACATCGACGACCGCGGCCAGGAAGGGCTGGAGCTGGCCTTCGACGAATGGCTGCGTGGCAAGGCCGGCGCCAAGCGGGTGATCCGCAACCGCAAGGGCGAAACGGTGGAAAGCGATCTGCTGCGCGCCGCCGAGCCGGGCAAGGACCTGACCCTCAGCATCGATCGCCGCATCCAGTACCTGGCATTCAAGGAACTGCGCAACGCACTGGTGGCCAACAAGGCCGCCGGCGGTTCGATGGTGATCATGGATGTGGCCACCGGCGAGATCCTGGCCATGGTCAACCTGCCCACCTACAACCCGAATTCGCTGAACGGTGCGGTGCCGGACACGCGTCGCAACCGCGCCGTGACCGACCTGGTCGAGCCGGGCTCGACGATGAAGCCGCTGACCATTGCCACGGCCCTGCAGGCCGGGGTGGTGACCAAGGACACCATCATCGACACCAACCCGGGCTACATGACCCTGGGTCGATTCACCATCCGCGACGTGCCGCGCAACAACGGCGTGCTCAACGTGACCGGCGTGATCACCCGCAGTTCGAACGTGGGCGCTGCCAAGGTTGCGGCCAAGCTGCCCGACCAGACCTTCTACGATTCGATCCGCAGCTTCGGTTACGGTTCGGTGCCGCACAGTGGTTTCCCCGGTGAATCCGGTGGCGTGGTGCTGCGCCCGGCGCGCTGGTCGGGTACGTCCAAGACCACCATGTCCTACGGCTATGGCCTGAATGTCACTCCGCTGCAGATCGCCACGGCTTATTCGGCCCTGGCCAACGGCGGCAAGCTGATCGCACCGACCTTCGTGAAGGGCCAGCGCAACGAAGGCAAGCAGATCATCGATCCGGCCGTGGCCAAGGAAGTGGTGGCCATGATGGAAACCGTGGTGACCCAGGGCGGCGCCAAGCAGGCGGCGGTGCTGGGCTACCACGTGGCCGGCAAGACCGGTACGGCGCGCAAGGCCGGCCCGGGTGGCTATGAGCGTGGCCACTACAACTCGCTGTTCGCCGGCGTGGTGCCGGCCACCAACCCGCGCTTTGCCACCGTCATCGTCATCAACGACCCGCAGGGCGGCAAGTTCTATGGCGGTCTGGTCTCGGCGCCGGTGTACCACAACGTGATGGAAGGCACCCTGCGGCTGATGGATGTGCCGCTGGACGACCTGCAGTCGTGGCTGGCCGCCCAGCAGTCCGGAAAGATGGGCCATTCGGCGTCCATCCTGCCGGCACCGCCGGCTGAAACCGCGTTGCCGGCCGACGCCGCCGCCGAATTCGACGCCGCGCTGCCCAGCGCGCAGAACCATGTGCCGGCCCCGCCCGCGGGAGGCACGCAATGA
- a CDS encoding nucleotidyl transferase AbiEii/AbiGii toxin family protein, translating into MTSTPSSDRIRSLRQRLRDRARERDEDFQFVLDRFAVERLLYRLSMSHYQQQFLLKGAMLFAIWFDAPHRPTRDADFLGHGAADPQQLMRIVHDLCAIELDDGLQFDMASVAIDAIREGSHYQGLRMRLCAQLGNARCHVQWDVGFGDAVPQPPPECDYPVLLDEFPSPRLRVYPREAVFAEKLQAITVLGIANSRMKDYFDLLALTREGQMAKPALVAAINATFERRGTRWSPALPFGLSETFAGDPQKQAQWTAFLRRNRLQAEPLDAVVRDISAYVRTLKA; encoded by the coding sequence ATGACCTCCACGCCCTCGTCAGACCGCATCCGCTCCCTACGGCAGCGGTTGCGTGACCGCGCCCGCGAGCGCGACGAAGATTTCCAGTTCGTCCTCGATCGCTTCGCGGTAGAGCGCCTGCTGTACCGGTTGTCGATGTCCCACTACCAGCAACAGTTCCTGCTGAAGGGCGCGATGCTCTTTGCGATCTGGTTCGACGCTCCCCATCGACCGACCCGCGACGCCGACTTCCTGGGGCATGGAGCGGCTGACCCGCAGCAGCTCATGCGCATCGTGCACGATCTATGTGCGATCGAGCTGGACGATGGCTTGCAGTTCGACATGGCCTCGGTGGCCATCGACGCGATACGCGAAGGCTCCCACTACCAGGGATTGCGCATGAGGCTCTGCGCTCAACTGGGTAATGCCCGCTGTCATGTGCAATGGGACGTGGGATTCGGGGATGCCGTTCCCCAGCCGCCACCGGAGTGCGACTACCCGGTACTGCTCGATGAATTCCCATCACCGCGATTGCGGGTCTACCCACGGGAGGCCGTCTTCGCCGAAAAGCTGCAAGCCATCACCGTGCTGGGCATCGCCAACAGCAGGATGAAGGATTACTTCGACCTGCTGGCGCTCACGCGCGAGGGTCAGATGGCGAAGCCCGCACTGGTGGCGGCGATAAACGCGACGTTTGAACGACGGGGAACACGCTGGTCGCCGGCGCTGCCCTTCGGCCTGTCAGAAACGTTCGCCGGCGATCCCCAGAAGCAGGCGCAGTGGACCGCATTCCTGCGCAGGAACCGCCTTCAGGCCGAGCCTCTGGATGCCGTTGTGAGGGACATCAGCGCATATGTCCGCACCCTCAAGGCATAA
- the rsmH gene encoding 16S rRNA (cytosine(1402)-N(4))-methyltransferase RsmH: MRPEAQTGHLPVSQSPAVHLPVLYTQVIEGLRVIENGRYLDGTFGRGGHARGVLTQLGPEGRLLVMDKDPEAIAVAERDFAPDPRVSIFRGSFAQLLQWNETAEGLDGVLFDLGVSSPQLDVAERGFSFGKDGPLDMRMDPDSGESAAQWINRVEDREIADVLWTYGEERQSRRIARAIVARREKQPFTRTAELAELIASVMPRGKDKIHPATRSFQAIRIHINRELADLEAGLDAAVERLKPGGRLAVISFHSLEDRIVKQYMNRLAKAPPANRRLPEAEVFVPTLDLIGGAIKATDEELAANPRARSAVLRVAQKREADA, from the coding sequence ATGCGCCCAGAAGCGCAGACCGGTCACCTTCCGGTGTCGCAGTCGCCGGCGGTGCACCTGCCGGTCCTGTACACCCAGGTCATCGAAGGCCTGAGGGTGATCGAAAACGGACGTTATCTGGATGGCACGTTCGGTCGTGGCGGTCATGCACGTGGCGTGCTTACCCAGCTCGGTCCCGAGGGGCGCCTGCTGGTCATGGACAAGGATCCGGAAGCCATTGCCGTTGCCGAGCGCGATTTCGCGCCGGACCCGCGCGTGTCCATCTTCCGTGGCAGCTTCGCCCAGCTGCTGCAGTGGAACGAGACGGCCGAAGGCCTGGACGGCGTGCTGTTCGACCTGGGTGTGTCCTCGCCGCAGCTGGACGTGGCCGAACGCGGCTTCAGCTTCGGCAAGGACGGTCCGCTGGACATGCGCATGGACCCGGACAGCGGTGAAAGCGCCGCGCAGTGGATCAATCGCGTGGAAGATCGCGAGATCGCCGACGTGCTGTGGACCTACGGCGAAGAGCGGCAGAGCCGCCGCATCGCCCGTGCCATCGTGGCCCGCCGCGAGAAGCAGCCGTTCACCCGCACCGCCGAACTGGCCGAGCTGATCGCCTCGGTGATGCCGCGTGGGAAAGACAAGATCCACCCGGCCACGCGCAGCTTCCAGGCCATCCGCATCCACATCAACCGCGAGCTGGCCGATCTGGAAGCCGGGCTCGACGCGGCCGTGGAACGGCTCAAGCCCGGTGGTCGCCTGGCGGTGATCAGCTTCCATTCGCTGGAAGACCGCATCGTCAAGCAGTACATGAACCGCCTGGCCAAGGCGCCGCCGGCCAACCGCCGACTGCCCGAAGCAGAAGTGTTCGTGCCGACCCTGGATCTGATCGGCGGCGCCATCAAGGCCACCGACGAAGAACTGGCCGCCAACCCGCGTGCCCGCAGCGCCGTGCTGCGCGTGGCGCAGAAGCGGGAGGCCGATGCATGA
- the mraZ gene encoding division/cell wall cluster transcriptional repressor MraZ produces the protein MFQGETAITVDDKGRMAVPTAYRDLVARASNNRLVLTYNPFEAGCLWLYAESEWERVRDDVMSKPNTQRVVRLLQQKLVGSAAHLELDGNGRISIPASHRGAVGIEKKAVLLGMGDKFELWSEQAHRALIQQTLSDEDLGDGLLDLKL, from the coding sequence GTGTTCCAGGGCGAGACGGCCATCACAGTTGACGACAAAGGACGCATGGCGGTTCCCACCGCCTACCGCGACCTGGTCGCGCGTGCCAGCAACAACCGTCTTGTCCTGACCTACAACCCGTTCGAAGCCGGCTGCCTGTGGCTGTATGCAGAGTCGGAATGGGAACGGGTCCGCGACGATGTGATGTCCAAGCCCAACACCCAGCGCGTCGTGCGCCTGTTGCAGCAGAAGCTGGTCGGCTCGGCCGCCCACCTCGAGCTGGACGGCAACGGTCGTATCAGCATTCCCGCCAGCCACCGCGGTGCGGTGGGCATTGAAAAGAAGGCGGTATTGCTCGGTATGGGCGACAAGTTTGAATTGTGGAGCGAGCAGGCGCATCGGGCCCTGATCCAGCAGACATTGTCTGACGAGGATCTGGGTGATGGGCTTCTCGACCTGAAGTTGTGA
- a CDS encoding NRDE family protein encodes MCLLALGWLQHPRWRLVMVGNRDEFHARPTAALAPWENEPAIIGGRDLRSGGGWAGVGTAGRMAVVTNVRDPLAAQSGPSRGALVADFLRGRDPAGAHMDRLAAVAGAYAPFNLLLADGQTLEYLGNHPAERQTLDAGVHGMSNGALDAPWPKTRRLMAALSAWLEEEGVGSLSQGERALTPLWNALADEHRPADSDLPDTGIGLERERWLSPAFIRGDDYGTRASTVLLIDHDGRGQMHERRFGAQGAFLGESHAAF; translated from the coding sequence ATGTGCCTGCTTGCTCTTGGCTGGCTTCAGCACCCGCGCTGGCGGTTGGTGATGGTCGGCAACCGCGATGAGTTCCACGCCCGCCCCACGGCGGCGCTGGCCCCCTGGGAAAACGAACCGGCGATCATCGGCGGGCGCGACCTGCGCTCGGGTGGTGGCTGGGCCGGGGTGGGCACCGCGGGCCGGATGGCGGTGGTCACCAACGTGCGTGACCCGCTGGCCGCACAGAGTGGGCCGTCGCGCGGCGCCTTGGTGGCCGACTTCCTGCGCGGGCGCGATCCCGCCGGCGCGCACATGGACCGCCTGGCCGCCGTCGCCGGCGCCTACGCCCCGTTCAACCTGCTGCTGGCCGATGGCCAGACCCTGGAATATCTGGGCAACCACCCGGCCGAACGGCAGACGCTGGATGCGGGCGTGCACGGCATGTCCAACGGCGCCCTGGACGCACCGTGGCCGAAGACCCGCCGGCTGATGGCCGCGCTCTCGGCCTGGCTGGAAGAAGAAGGGGTCGGATCCCTTTCGCAAGGCGAAAGGGCTCTGACCCCACTCTGGAATGCCCTGGCCGACGAACACCGCCCGGCCGACAGCGACCTGCCCGACACCGGCATCGGCCTGGAGCGCGAGCGCTGGCTCAGCCCCGCCTTCATCCGCGGTGACGACTACGGCACCCGCGCCAGCACCGTGCTGCTGATCGACCACGACGGCCGCGGCCAGATGCACGAGCGCCGCTTCGGCGCACAGGGCGCGTTCCTGGGCGAAAGCCACGCCGCGTTCTAG
- a CDS encoding UDP-N-acetylmuramoyl-L-alanyl-D-glutamate--2,6-diaminopimelate ligase translates to MSPSMLLSQLLPDVALAGNDPVLTGLVLDSRAVRPGNAFVAIAGFGAHGLGFVEQARAAGASAILFEPPAPAELPAPADAIAVPGLRARLGAMADQFHGAPSRAMTMVGVTGTNGKTSTVQLLAQAWHLLGTPSGSIGTLGAGLYGAVEPTGFTTPLVLQMHALLAQLRADGAQAVAMEVSSHALDQGRVDAVHYDVAVFTNLTRDHLDYHGDMASYGAAKARLFHRPGLKAAVVNLDDAFGRQLFAGLPAGVQPIGLSSRGAEGARVRAEALQLDGRGIGFELVIDGARAAVQSPLLGRFNVDNLLAVAGSLHALGQPLQRIAAVLSALKPIRGRMNRLGGENGLPTVVVDYAHTPDALEQALDSLHGHLQGTLYCVFGCGGERDTGKRPQMAAIAERLANQVIVTDDNPRGEDGDAIVADILAGFTDASAVTVQRSRARAIGLAVKRAGAGDIILIAGKGHEPYQEVKGVRHDFDDTEVSAAALAAKAGVLAGEGAA, encoded by the coding sequence ATGAGCCCTTCGATGTTGCTTTCGCAGTTGCTTCCCGACGTTGCCCTGGCGGGCAATGATCCCGTTCTGACCGGCCTGGTGCTGGACAGCCGTGCCGTGCGCCCCGGCAATGCCTTCGTGGCGATTGCCGGTTTCGGCGCGCATGGCCTCGGCTTCGTCGAGCAGGCGCGTGCCGCCGGTGCCAGCGCCATCCTGTTTGAACCGCCGGCCCCGGCCGAACTGCCTGCGCCGGCCGACGCCATCGCAGTGCCCGGCCTGCGCGCCCGCCTGGGCGCGATGGCCGACCAGTTCCATGGCGCGCCGTCGCGCGCGATGACCATGGTGGGCGTGACCGGCACCAACGGTAAGACCTCCACCGTGCAGCTGCTGGCCCAGGCCTGGCACCTGCTCGGCACGCCCAGTGGAAGTATCGGCACCCTGGGTGCCGGTCTTTATGGTGCGGTGGAACCGACCGGCTTCACCACCCCGCTGGTGCTGCAGATGCATGCGCTGCTGGCGCAGCTGCGCGCCGACGGTGCGCAGGCCGTGGCGATGGAAGTGAGCTCGCATGCGCTCGACCAGGGTCGCGTGGATGCCGTGCACTACGACGTGGCGGTGTTCACCAACCTCACCCGCGACCATCTGGATTACCACGGCGACATGGCCAGCTACGGCGCGGCCAAGGCACGTCTGTTCCATCGCCCCGGCCTGAAGGCCGCGGTGGTGAACCTGGACGATGCGTTCGGTCGCCAGCTGTTCGCGGGTCTGCCGGCCGGCGTGCAGCCCATCGGCCTGAGTTCGCGTGGCGCCGAGGGCGCCCGCGTGCGTGCCGAAGCCCTGCAGCTGGATGGCCGTGGCATCGGCTTTGAACTGGTGATCGACGGCGCGCGCGCTGCAGTGCAGTCGCCGCTGCTGGGTCGCTTCAACGTGGACAACCTGCTGGCCGTGGCCGGCAGCCTGCATGCACTGGGCCAGCCGCTGCAGCGCATCGCCGCCGTGCTGTCGGCGCTGAAGCCGATCCGCGGCCGCATGAACCGTCTGGGCGGCGAAAACGGCCTGCCCACCGTGGTGGTGGATTACGCACACACGCCTGATGCGCTGGAACAGGCGCTGGACAGCCTGCACGGCCACCTGCAGGGCACGCTGTACTGCGTGTTCGGCTGCGGTGGCGAGCGCGATACCGGCAAGCGCCCGCAGATGGCGGCCATTGCCGAGCGCCTGGCCAACCAGGTCATCGTGACCGACGACAACCCGCGTGGCGAAGACGGCGATGCGATCGTGGCCGATATCCTGGCCGGCTTCACCGACGCCTCCGCCGTGACCGTGCAGCGCAGCCGCGCGAGGGCGATCGGCCTGGCGGTGAAGCGCGCCGGTGCGGGCGACATCATCCTGATCGCCGGCAAGGGCCACGAGCCCTACCAGGAAGTGAAGGGCGTGCGCCACGACTTCGATGATACCGAAGTGTCGGCGGCCGCGCTGGCCGCCAAGGCCGGTGTGCTCGCAGGGGAGGGCGCGGCATGA